A region of Sphingomonas crusticola DNA encodes the following proteins:
- a CDS encoding LacI family DNA-binding transcriptional regulator has protein sequence MATIKDVANALGIAYSTVSRALNDHPHTSEAMKKRVRDAAIAMGYVPNTAARLMRGSPGMQIGLIVPDIQNYSLFATCAKVLADHCSKLGYQLVLSISDDNPETELRHVQAMREAQVAGLVIAASAGTLPETKRLLAAVPAVQLALRNNDLNIPSVTTEDHEGFHSAARYLIQLGHRRIAFLGGPGALTTSANRVAGVKAAMVEEAIPIDESLLVSVPLRADAARTATSALLQLRQPPTAIIAGNSVLAVGALDAISRAGAKVPKALSFIGCGDGDLFRLWGPGVTTLNAPLEWVSETAFSLLQAQIADPLNKADGKTRLAMGYDLILRGTTAPAS, from the coding sequence ATGGCCACCATCAAGGACGTCGCGAACGCCCTGGGAATCGCTTACTCTACGGTTTCACGGGCGCTGAACGATCATCCTCACACCAGTGAGGCGATGAAGAAGCGTGTGCGCGACGCAGCCATAGCGATGGGCTATGTTCCCAATACCGCTGCGCGCCTGATGCGCGGATCACCGGGCATGCAGATCGGCCTGATCGTGCCCGATATCCAGAATTACTCGCTGTTCGCCACGTGCGCGAAGGTGCTCGCTGATCATTGCAGCAAGCTTGGTTATCAGCTCGTCCTCTCCATCTCGGACGACAACCCCGAAACCGAATTGCGTCATGTCCAGGCCATGCGCGAAGCGCAGGTCGCCGGCCTCGTCATAGCAGCAAGCGCCGGCACCTTGCCGGAAACCAAGCGGCTGCTGGCGGCCGTCCCGGCAGTGCAGCTCGCGCTGCGCAATAACGACCTCAATATTCCGTCCGTGACGACCGAGGACCATGAAGGTTTCCACAGCGCGGCGCGCTATCTTATCCAGCTCGGCCACCGCCGGATTGCCTTCCTCGGCGGGCCCGGCGCGCTGACCACGTCCGCTAACCGCGTCGCCGGCGTGAAAGCTGCGATGGTGGAGGAGGCAATCCCGATCGATGAAAGCTTGCTGGTAAGCGTACCGTTGCGCGCCGATGCGGCCCGCACGGCCACGAGTGCGCTATTACAGCTGCGCCAGCCGCCGACGGCTATCATCGCGGGCAACTCGGTGCTCGCGGTGGGAGCGCTCGACGCCATCTCCAGAGCGGGCGCTAAAGTGCCCAAGGCGCTTTCGTTCATTGGGTGTGGCGATGGCGATCTGTTCCGGTTGTGGGGCCCGGGCGTAACCACCCTAAACGCACCGCTCGAGTGGGTGAGCGAAACCGCCTTCTCGCTACTCCAGGCCCAGATCGCCGACCCGCTGAACAAGGCCGATGGCAAGACCCGGCTGGCCATGGGGTATGATCTGATCCTCCGGGGCACCACCGCTCCCGCCTCTTGA
- a CDS encoding Zn-ribbon domain-containing OB-fold protein, whose product MTDLTGAAEPPGATYLKWLTEGELRLQWCTSCDRQIFYPRTLCPHCGDISLEWRRASGAGRVYSTTTVRQRPDRGGDYNVAIVELTEGARMLSRVEGVPPADVHIGMAVDAAIIRENDVPLIIFKAAEL is encoded by the coding sequence ATGACCGATCTGACTGGCGCGGCCGAGCCGCCCGGCGCGACCTACCTTAAATGGCTGACCGAGGGCGAGCTGCGGCTGCAATGGTGCACGTCGTGCGATCGCCAGATCTTTTATCCGCGCACGCTTTGCCCGCATTGCGGTGACATCTCGCTGGAATGGCGCCGCGCGAGCGGTGCCGGGCGGGTCTATTCGACCACCACCGTTCGCCAGCGACCGGATCGCGGCGGCGACTATAACGTAGCGATCGTCGAACTGACCGAGGGCGCGCGCATGTTGTCGCGGGTGGAAGGGGTGCCTCCGGCGGATGTCCACATTGGCATGGCTGTCGATGCCGCGATCATCCGCGAGAATGACGTGCCGCTCATCATCTTCAAGGCGGCCGAACTATGA
- a CDS encoding polysaccharide deacetylase family protein, with product MRISLTFDNGPTPQITPAVLDTLARRGVRATFFLVGSNLAGREARSIAERAHDEGHQLGNHSYTHTTPLGLMPDPLDAVAEVIRAEGALGCLAGDQRLFRPFGRATIGHHLLNRQVWEYLERHNYTCVVWNVICREWERPDAWMAPALELCRQHEWAVPVLHDLPTGAMQQLDTFLGMLIDEGVTFSQDFPVDCTPIRAGRATRPVADLVPIDA from the coding sequence ATGCGAATTTCGCTCACCTTTGACAACGGTCCTACCCCGCAAATCACGCCTGCGGTTCTGGATACGCTTGCTCGAAGAGGCGTGCGCGCGACCTTTTTCCTGGTCGGCAGCAATCTCGCTGGTCGTGAAGCGCGCAGCATCGCCGAGCGCGCCCACGATGAGGGGCATCAGCTCGGCAATCACTCCTACACGCACACCACGCCGCTCGGGCTGATGCCCGACCCCCTCGACGCGGTGGCAGAAGTCATCCGGGCGGAAGGCGCGCTCGGATGCCTGGCCGGCGACCAGCGATTGTTCCGGCCGTTCGGCCGCGCGACCATCGGCCACCACCTGCTCAATCGGCAGGTGTGGGAATATCTCGAGCGGCATAATTATACCTGCGTGGTCTGGAACGTCATCTGCCGCGAATGGGAGCGGCCGGATGCGTGGATGGCGCCGGCGCTTGAGCTGTGCCGGCAACATGAATGGGCCGTGCCGGTGCTGCATGATCTGCCGACCGGCGCCATGCAGCAGCTCGACACATTTCTGGGCATGCTGATTGATGAAGGGGTCACCTTCTCGCAGGATTTTCCGGTGGATTGCACGCCGATCCGGGCGGGTCGCGCCACGCGTCCGGTGGCCGACCTGGTGCCAATCGATGCATGA
- a CDS encoding biotin/lipoyl-binding carrier protein produces the protein MREFKVVNECQGVVIAVEASPGTQVEEGDTLILLESMKMEIPVAAPRAGRVGTISVAIGDVVAEDQLLAVLELD, from the coding sequence GTGCGCGAGTTCAAGGTCGTCAATGAGTGTCAGGGGGTCGTGATCGCCGTCGAGGCCTCCCCGGGCACGCAGGTGGAGGAGGGCGACACGCTCATCCTGCTTGAATCGATGAAGATGGAGATCCCGGTTGCCGCCCCGCGAGCCGGTCGCGTCGGCACGATATCGGTCGCGATCGGCGACGTCGTTGCCGAGGATCAGCTGCTCGCGGTGCTCGAGTTAGACTGA
- a CDS encoding TonB-dependent receptor has product MRLQPPILFAIVAGATAAWPQTRIAPTAAPDARDVVVTATRRASLLADVPIAVSAVTAKRLAETGATDIRQLNQLVPSLLVSSTSSEAGGGGARIRGIGTVGDNAGLESSVATFVDGVYRSRVGVALTELGPLQRIEVLRGPQGTLFGRNASAGLINIVTARPDFAQSEYGEVSVGNHAYRRLGAGLTGPLSSSLAYRLDGVWQKRRGFIEDVISGRHLQNRDRWLVRGKLLYKPTDSLSLLVSADFSRRNEECCVGPYLPAADVTSSTPGRPGGQPLYGPSSIEAILGRTLSAVPSAGAGRVLDDTFARKVALTPGRSFRQDVTDGGVSAELHGNIGTAQLTFITAYRGNKFIKGQDADFGNLDLLVRSSDGSGFTRFRTFTHEVRLQGKAFDDRLDWLVGAYYAHERLTYADNQSYGLDFEGFAAARIGTAGPNFATFPAFGFADLNGFAQAFAAAQLAATPAVPVGSRPAVANAVASQVQNVVLNGTGELDHYRQRDRNLALFTHNIVGLTDSLSVTLGARYTDDRKHLGADLTSNSGCGVYAANLTRLRALAAAAAANPAGNGGLNPAIAGLAATLANSVLAPFTGLACVVNNANGSFAARRHEGEWSGTAVLSYKPAGNMLTYASYARGYKAGGFNLDRAALFNSATLGSTSFGSLGFKPERVDAWELGAKYDGRAVAVNVALFHEQFRDFQLNTFNGLNFFVSNIRGCKDDLRNADSDAVAGNSACSETRSGVASRGVEIEASAHPVSDVRLDAGFTYADTRYRHDLVGSPDPVSGNNSLQPNLFLLPGHRLSNAPAYTWTGSASWTPAVSGRLRALLHADIRHQSGINTGSDLFVEKAQGGFALFNARLGLSRDDARWAIELWAQNLFDRNYKQIAFSEPLQGGGTVGQVTAFGASSTQLYGAFLGEPRTWGLTVRTKF; this is encoded by the coding sequence ATGCGTCTGCAACCCCCGATCTTGTTCGCCATCGTCGCCGGCGCGACAGCCGCATGGCCACAGACAAGGATAGCTCCCACTGCGGCACCGGATGCGCGCGACGTGGTGGTCACCGCCACGCGGCGCGCCAGTCTCCTGGCGGATGTGCCGATCGCGGTCTCCGCCGTGACGGCGAAACGGCTGGCCGAGACCGGCGCTACCGACATCCGGCAGCTCAACCAACTCGTTCCATCGCTGCTGGTATCGTCGACTTCGTCGGAGGCGGGCGGCGGCGGCGCGCGCATCCGTGGCATCGGCACGGTCGGCGACAATGCTGGTCTGGAAAGCTCGGTCGCGACCTTCGTCGATGGCGTCTACCGCAGCCGCGTCGGCGTGGCGCTGACCGAGCTCGGCCCGCTTCAGCGCATCGAGGTGTTGCGCGGGCCGCAGGGCACGCTGTTCGGCCGCAACGCTTCCGCCGGGCTGATCAACATCGTCACTGCCCGCCCCGACTTCGCTCAGTCGGAATATGGCGAGGTGAGCGTCGGCAACCATGCCTATCGCCGCCTTGGTGCAGGCTTGACCGGGCCGCTTTCATCCAGCCTCGCTTATCGCCTCGACGGTGTCTGGCAGAAGCGCCGCGGCTTCATCGAGGACGTCATCTCCGGCCGCCACCTGCAGAATCGCGATCGCTGGCTGGTCCGCGGTAAATTGCTCTACAAGCCGACCGACAGTCTCTCGCTGCTCGTCTCGGCCGATTTTTCCAGGCGCAACGAGGAATGCTGCGTCGGCCCCTATCTGCCCGCAGCCGACGTCACCAGCTCGACGCCGGGTCGGCCAGGCGGCCAGCCGCTCTATGGCCCCTCCTCGATCGAGGCGATCCTCGGCCGCACGCTCTCGGCGGTGCCGAGCGCTGGCGCGGGCCGGGTTCTGGACGATACGTTCGCCCGCAAGGTGGCGCTTACGCCGGGCCGCAGCTTCCGGCAGGACGTGACCGATGGCGGCGTCTCCGCCGAGCTTCACGGCAATATCGGAACTGCCCAACTGACCTTCATCACCGCCTATCGCGGCAACAAGTTCATCAAGGGCCAGGACGCTGATTTCGGCAATCTCGACCTGCTCGTGCGGTCGAGTGACGGCAGCGGCTTCACCCGCTTCCGCACCTTCACCCACGAAGTGCGGCTGCAGGGCAAGGCATTCGACGACCGGCTCGATTGGCTGGTCGGCGCATATTACGCCCATGAGCGGCTGACCTATGCCGACAATCAGAGCTACGGGCTCGACTTCGAGGGGTTTGCCGCAGCGCGCATCGGCACCGCTGGCCCGAACTTCGCCACCTTCCCCGCCTTTGGCTTCGCCGACCTCAACGGTTTCGCGCAAGCGTTCGCAGCCGCGCAGCTGGCGGCAACGCCTGCCGTTCCCGTCGGATCGCGGCCGGCAGTGGCCAACGCCGTCGCCAGCCAGGTCCAGAATGTGGTGCTCAACGGCACCGGCGAGCTGGATCATTACCGCCAGCGCGACCGTAATCTTGCGCTCTTCACCCACAATATCGTCGGGCTGACCGACAGCCTCTCAGTCACGCTGGGCGCGCGCTACACCGACGATCGCAAGCATCTCGGTGCTGATCTGACTTCGAACAGCGGCTGCGGGGTCTATGCGGCCAACCTCACCCGCCTGCGCGCACTGGCGGCGGCTGCGGCGGCCAATCCGGCCGGCAATGGCGGGCTCAATCCGGCGATCGCCGGCCTCGCCGCAACCCTCGCCAATTCGGTGCTGGCGCCCTTCACGGGGCTTGCCTGCGTGGTCAACAATGCCAATGGCAGCTTTGCCGCGCGCCGCCACGAGGGCGAATGGTCGGGGACCGCCGTGCTGAGCTACAAGCCGGCAGGAAACATGCTGACCTATGCAAGCTATGCCCGCGGCTACAAGGCGGGCGGGTTCAACCTCGACCGCGCGGCACTGTTCAATTCGGCGACGCTGGGCAGCACCAGTTTCGGCTCCCTCGGGTTCAAGCCGGAGCGCGTCGACGCCTGGGAATTGGGCGCCAAATATGACGGGCGCGCCGTCGCGGTGAACGTCGCCTTGTTCCACGAGCAGTTCCGCGACTTCCAGCTCAACACCTTCAACGGGCTCAATTTCTTCGTCAGCAATATCCGCGGCTGCAAAGACGATCTCCGCAATGCCGACAGCGACGCCGTCGCCGGCAATTCGGCCTGTTCCGAGACGCGCAGCGGGGTGGCCTCCCGCGGCGTCGAGATCGAGGCGAGCGCCCACCCCGTGAGTGACGTCCGCCTCGACGCCGGCTTCACCTATGCCGACACGCGCTACCGTCACGATCTGGTCGGTTCGCCGGATCCGGTGTCCGGCAACAATTCACTCCAGCCCAATCTCTTCCTGCTGCCGGGCCATCGCCTGTCGAACGCGCCGGCCTATACCTGGACGGGATCGGCGAGCTGGACGCCCGCCGTCAGTGGACGGCTCAGGGCGCTTCTCCATGCCGATATCCGCCACCAGAGTGGGATCAACACCGGGTCCGACCTGTTCGTGGAGAAAGCGCAGGGCGGCTTCGCGCTCTTCAACGCGCGGCTCGGGCTCAGCCGCGACGATGCGCGTTGGGCGATCGAATTGTGGGCGCAAAATCTGTTCGACCGCAACTACAAGCAGATCGCCTTCAGCGAACCTTTGCAGGGTGGCGGCACCGTCGGGCAAGTGACCGCATTCGGCGCGTCCTCGACCCAGCTCTATGGTGCTTTCCTAGGCGAACCCCGTACATGGGGCCTGACGGTGCGCACGAAATTCTAG
- a CDS encoding MaoC family dehydratase: MTAVTLQDLQARIGQVIGQSAWLTLDQQRIDGFADLTEDHEFIHVDLERAAQTPLGSTIAHGFLTMSMLSRMAEDVVPALAGSDMSLNYGLDRLRFITPVKSGARVRGVFTLLEVNSRGIDQVVTRWAVIMEIEGEPKPALAVEWLKLSYLASG, from the coding sequence ATGACCGCTGTCACCTTGCAAGATCTGCAGGCGCGCATTGGGCAGGTGATCGGGCAATCAGCGTGGCTCACGCTTGATCAGCAGCGGATAGACGGGTTTGCCGATCTCACCGAAGATCACGAATTCATTCATGTCGACCTCGAACGGGCTGCACAGACCCCGCTCGGGAGCACGATCGCGCATGGCTTCCTGACAATGTCGATGTTGTCGCGCATGGCCGAGGATGTCGTGCCGGCATTGGCCGGGTCCGACATGTCGCTGAATTACGGGCTCGACCGGCTGCGTTTCATCACGCCAGTGAAATCGGGCGCGCGTGTGCGAGGTGTGTTCACGCTCCTCGAGGTGAATTCGCGCGGGATCGATCAAGTAGTGACACGCTGGGCCGTGATCATGGAGATCGAAGGAGAGCCCAAGCCTGCGCTCGCGGTGGAATGGCTCAAGCTCAGCTATCTTGCCAGCGGCTGA
- a CDS encoding aromatic ring-hydroxylating dioxygenase subunit alpha, whose product MYPLAEGLFAAENCWYVAAWSNEITRAPMERWFLDRPVVLYRDAKGSPVALSGHCPHRHFPLARGIVEGDNIRCGYHGQTFAPDGTCVSVPGQKTVPAACHINRYPVAERWQWVWIWMGDPELADASLIPDHMLLGLGDPQSEMVCGIHHLVRCRYMALHDNLADLTHLSFLHQSSIGSDDIGSAEEVRHRGADWIGSHRTLKRQPCPPFFGDMLGYDGRVDRAFGLTLICPSLHVGYDRFDRTAAPGAPDTERHLATFRIYHAITPATRNTTHYFFASGRDFALGNADFSAALRQAGQAVLAEDIIAVEALEQMVAALPAEPQDYHVQTDTTALFARRIFEDFIRHDRAAAPHRQSATRDGLVQLFADPSRDRAELPEPTTSLP is encoded by the coding sequence ATGTATCCACTCGCCGAAGGCCTCTTCGCCGCGGAAAATTGCTGGTATGTCGCGGCCTGGTCGAATGAGATCACACGCGCACCGATGGAGCGCTGGTTCCTAGATCGACCGGTCGTTCTGTATCGCGATGCGAAAGGGAGCCCGGTCGCGCTGTCCGGCCACTGTCCCCACCGCCACTTCCCGCTCGCGCGCGGCATCGTCGAAGGCGACAATATTCGTTGCGGTTATCACGGACAGACATTCGCCCCGGACGGCACATGCGTGAGCGTCCCCGGGCAGAAAACAGTGCCTGCTGCCTGCCATATCAATCGCTATCCGGTCGCGGAGCGCTGGCAGTGGGTCTGGATCTGGATGGGGGATCCGGAACTGGCCGACGCGAGCCTGATCCCTGACCACATGCTGCTCGGGCTGGGCGATCCTCAGAGCGAGATGGTTTGCGGCATTCACCACCTCGTACGCTGCCGGTACATGGCGTTGCACGACAATCTCGCTGACCTGACCCATCTCAGTTTTCTGCACCAAAGCAGCATCGGATCGGACGATATCGGATCCGCCGAAGAAGTGAGGCATCGCGGCGCCGACTGGATCGGCAGTCACCGCACCCTTAAGCGCCAACCTTGCCCGCCCTTTTTTGGTGACATGTTGGGCTATGACGGGCGGGTCGACCGTGCGTTCGGCCTGACACTGATCTGTCCTTCGTTGCACGTGGGCTATGATCGCTTCGACCGCACCGCGGCGCCGGGCGCGCCCGACACCGAGCGCCATCTCGCGACATTCCGTATCTATCACGCGATCACCCCAGCCACGCGCAACACGACCCATTATTTCTTCGCCAGCGGACGCGACTTCGCCTTGGGAAATGCCGATTTCTCGGCAGCGCTCAGGCAGGCTGGGCAGGCGGTCCTGGCTGAAGACATCATCGCAGTCGAGGCGCTCGAGCAGATGGTCGCAGCGCTGCCGGCGGAACCGCAGGACTACCACGTCCAGACCGACACGACCGCTCTGTTCGCGCGCCGCATCTTCGAGGATTTCATAAGGCACGATCGCGCTGCGGCACCGCATCGGCAGAGCGCGACCCGCGACGGGCTCGTGCAGCTGTTCGCCGACCCCAGCAGGGATCGCGCCGAACTGCCGGAACCAACCACCTCCTTGCCATGA
- a CDS encoding SDR family oxidoreductase: protein MDLGIKGKKALVCASSQGLGFACAEALLAEGCGVTINGRDAAKLERAAGDLRERTGGDVAIIVADLMTDEGRGALVGACPDADILVTNNAGPPPGRIGDWDRDVWISALEASLLAPILIIRELLPHMRARKFGRIINITSAMVKAPHPIMGLSSAGRAGLTAVCKSISHEAAADNVTINNLLPERMDTPRQEFMAQRMIREQGITRDEAREQMAANISAKRLGRPAEFGAACAFLCSAQASFISGQNLQLDGGSYEGLI from the coding sequence ATGGATCTCGGCATAAAGGGCAAAAAGGCGCTCGTCTGCGCATCGTCACAAGGCCTCGGCTTCGCATGTGCCGAAGCGCTCCTCGCCGAGGGTTGCGGCGTGACCATCAATGGACGTGATGCGGCGAAACTGGAGCGCGCGGCCGGCGATTTGCGCGAACGCACCGGCGGTGACGTCGCGATCATCGTCGCCGATCTGATGACGGACGAAGGGCGTGGCGCCTTGGTTGGTGCCTGCCCCGATGCCGATATCCTCGTGACCAACAATGCCGGCCCACCGCCGGGGCGCATTGGCGATTGGGACCGCGACGTGTGGATTTCCGCCCTCGAGGCGAGCCTGCTCGCGCCGATCCTGATCATTCGCGAACTCCTGCCGCACATGCGCGCCCGCAAATTCGGACGCATCATCAACATCACGTCCGCGATGGTGAAGGCGCCGCACCCGATCATGGGATTATCGAGCGCGGGCCGGGCGGGTCTGACCGCGGTCTGCAAGTCGATCTCGCATGAAGCTGCCGCGGACAATGTCACGATCAACAACCTGCTGCCCGAACGCATGGACACGCCGCGCCAGGAATTCATGGCGCAGCGAATGATCCGCGAGCAGGGAATTACACGCGACGAGGCGCGCGAGCAGATGGCGGCAAATATCTCCGCCAAGCGGCTGGGTCGTCCGGCCGAATTTGGCGCGGCCTGCGCTTTCCTGTGCAGCGCACAGGCCAGCTTCATCTCGGGTCAGAATCTTCAACTCGACGGCGGTTCCTATGAAGGGCTGATTTAG
- a CDS encoding acetyl-CoA acetyltransferase, whose protein sequence is MSANIRGTTAVIGAGLAGLGDASGFTHLDLIGIAAHKAVTDAGLRMTDIDGLFTANMANILPTLAVGEYLGVSPSVAVGTNTGGNSFVDHLLWAALALQAGLCTYALICYGSTQRSRPGPPPDAPPYETPYRPREPISSYALACARHMHEFGTTRAQLALVAVSARKWAQLNPAAFARDPLTIEDVLASRMISDPLSLLDCCLVTDGAGAVVLTRADRAADHHAAPVYLLGCASAQTHRQISQMPDLTVTAAAQSGPRAFAMAGLKPTDVDVLQLYDAFTINVLLFLEDLGFCRKGEAGALVASGAIAPGGALPVNTNGGGLACVHPGMYGIFAIIEAVEQLRGGTGQRQIEGAQIALAHGNGGLLSAQTTALFGTRATL, encoded by the coding sequence ATGAGCGCGAACATCCGCGGCACGACCGCCGTGATCGGGGCCGGCCTGGCTGGCCTTGGCGACGCTTCCGGCTTCACGCATCTCGATCTGATCGGGATCGCTGCACACAAGGCGGTGACCGACGCCGGCCTGCGCATGACCGACATCGACGGGCTGTTCACGGCCAACATGGCCAACATCCTGCCGACATTGGCGGTAGGCGAGTATCTCGGCGTGTCGCCGAGCGTCGCCGTCGGCACCAACACCGGCGGCAATTCCTTCGTCGACCATCTCCTCTGGGCGGCGCTGGCGCTGCAGGCTGGCTTATGCACCTATGCACTCATCTGCTACGGCAGCACCCAGCGCAGCCGACCCGGACCGCCGCCCGATGCGCCGCCCTACGAGACGCCCTATCGGCCGCGCGAGCCGATCTCGTCCTATGCGCTTGCCTGCGCCCGCCACATGCACGAGTTCGGCACAACCCGCGCGCAACTGGCGTTGGTAGCGGTCTCGGCGCGCAAGTGGGCTCAACTCAATCCGGCCGCCTTCGCGCGCGATCCATTGACGATCGAGGATGTGCTGGCGAGCCGGATGATCTCGGATCCGCTGAGCCTGCTGGACTGCTGCCTCGTCACCGATGGGGCAGGCGCGGTCGTGCTCACCCGGGCGGATCGCGCGGCCGACCACCATGCTGCGCCGGTCTATCTGCTCGGCTGCGCCAGCGCGCAGACCCATCGGCAGATCAGCCAGATGCCGGACCTCACCGTGACCGCCGCCGCCCAGTCGGGGCCTCGCGCATTCGCGATGGCGGGGCTCAAACCGACCGATGTCGACGTGCTGCAACTCTACGATGCCTTCACGATCAACGTCCTCCTGTTCCTCGAGGACCTTGGCTTTTGTCGGAAGGGCGAGGCCGGGGCGCTGGTCGCCAGTGGCGCCATCGCTCCCGGTGGAGCGCTTCCGGTCAACACCAATGGCGGCGGCCTCGCCTGTGTCCATCCCGGCATGTACGGCATCTTCGCCATCATCGAGGCGGTCGAGCAGTTGCGTGGTGGCACAGGCCAGCGCCAGATCGAGGGCGCTCAGATCGCGCTGGCGCACGGCAATGGCGGCCTGCTTTCCGCCCAGACCACCGCTCTCTTCGGCACTCGGGCCACGCTCTAA
- a CDS encoding fumarylacetoacetate hydrolase family protein: MRLIAYQRGNEAQVGVLDRDNGCAELASRGEFWGDVDGWVERARSVTDFPLKTLDLTLLPLAPPSARVVCIGLNYKAHAEEAAMAVPERPAVIGRWPASLAAHGTPVPAVEDWMDWEGELAAVIGRSAARVTPERALDAVLGYACFNDISARTYQLHSPQWTLGKNSDATGPLGTLVTRDEAGDPVAGLDLTTRVNGRLVQQSSTSAMIRSVAEIVAYLSEALTLHPGDVIATGTPAGVGFSREPREALKVGDVVEVEIETLGILRNQMVGWNA, encoded by the coding sequence ATGCGGCTTATCGCCTATCAGCGCGGCAATGAGGCCCAAGTCGGGGTGCTCGATCGGGATAACGGCTGCGCCGAGCTTGCCTCGCGCGGCGAATTCTGGGGCGATGTTGACGGGTGGGTGGAGCGCGCGCGCTCCGTTACCGATTTCCCGCTCAAGACGCTGGATCTGACGCTGCTCCCACTCGCGCCGCCGAGCGCGCGCGTCGTGTGCATCGGGCTCAATTATAAGGCGCATGCCGAAGAGGCGGCGATGGCGGTTCCCGAGCGGCCTGCGGTAATCGGCCGCTGGCCCGCTTCGCTTGCCGCCCACGGCACGCCTGTTCCAGCGGTTGAGGACTGGATGGATTGGGAAGGAGAACTTGCCGCGGTGATCGGCCGCTCCGCCGCCCGCGTGACGCCCGAGCGGGCGCTGGACGCGGTGCTGGGATATGCATGCTTCAACGATATCAGCGCACGCACCTATCAGCTTCATTCGCCACAATGGACCTTGGGCAAGAATTCAGATGCGACCGGGCCGCTTGGGACGCTCGTCACCCGCGACGAGGCCGGTGATCCGGTCGCCGGGCTCGACCTGACCACACGGGTGAATGGCCGGCTTGTGCAGCAGAGCAGTACCTCCGCGATGATCCGCTCTGTTGCCGAAATTGTCGCTTATCTGAGCGAGGCGCTGACGCTCCATCCCGGTGATGTGATCGCAACCGGGACGCCGGCCGGCGTCGGCTTCTCACGCGAGCCGCGCGAAGCGCTGAAGGTGGGCGATGTCGTGGAAGTCGAGATCGAGACGCTGGGCATATTGCGCAACCAGATGGTGGGCTGGAACGCCTGA